The following are from one region of the Odontesthes bonariensis isolate fOdoBon6 chromosome 12, fOdoBon6.hap1, whole genome shotgun sequence genome:
- the LOC142396335 gene encoding arginine and glutamate-rich protein 1-A-like, whose protein sequence is MGRSRSRSSSRSKHSKSSKHSKKRSRSQSRSRDRERSKKRSKSRESKRNRRRESRSRSQSTTAPSRRERAASPPERIDIFGRTLSKRNALDEKQRKEEEERKVEMERQRKIRQQEIEEKLIEEETARRVEELVAKRVEEELEKRKDEIEREVLRRVEEAKRIMERQLLEELERQRQAELAAQKAREEEEKSKREELEKILEENNRKIADAQAKLAEEQLRIVEEQRKIHEERMKLEQDRQRQQKEEQKIILGKGKSRPKLSFSLKATE, encoded by the exons ATGGGCCGATCACGGAGTCGAAGCTCGTCCAGATCCAAACACTCAAAAAGCAGCAAGCACAGTAAGAAACGTAGCCGATCTCAGTCCCGATCTCGAGACAGGGAGAGGTCCAAGAAGCGTTCTAAGTCCCGAGAATCGAAAAGGAATCGGCGGAGAGAGTCACGCTCGCGTTCCCAGTCAACCACAGCACCGTCCCGCAGAGAGAGAGCAGCCTCACCGCCGGAGCGCATCGACATTTTTGGCAGAACACTGAGCAAGCGAAACGCTTTggacgagaaacagagaaaagaagaggaggaaagaaaggTGGAAATGGAGAGACAAAGGAAAAT TCGGCAGCAGGAGATTGAGGAGAAGCTGATCGAGGAGGAGACAGCTCGGCGAGTGGAGGAGCTGGTGGCCAAGCGGGTGGAGGAGGAGCTAGAGAAGCGCAAGGATGAGATTGAGCGCGAGGTGCTGCGGCGTGTTGAGGAAGCAAAGCGCATCATGGAGCGgcagctgctggaggagctTGAAAGACAACGGCAGGCCGAGCTTGCGGCGCAGAAAGCCAGAGAG GAGGAAGAAAAATCGAAGCGGGAGGAACTGGAAAAAATCCTGGAGGAGAATAACCGCAAGATCGCTGATGCTCAGGCCAAGCTG GCTGAGGAGCAGTTGCGTATTGTTGAAGAGCAGAGAAAGATCCACGAGGAGCGCATGAAGCTTGAGCAGGACCGTCAGAGGCAGCAGAAGGAGGAGCAAAAAATCATCCTCGGAAAGGGCAAGTCCAGACCCAAGCTCTCCTTCTCCCTGAAGGCTACAGAATGA